A stretch of DNA from Besnoitia besnoiti strain Bb-Ger1 chromosome II, whole genome shotgun sequence:
CTGGTGGGACCTCTGGCAGAACACCGGAGGCGCAACGACGTCCACTTTACGTCCTCCCAGGACGGACCTTTCGCTTCCCAGTTTCGACATCTGTTGGCAGCCAGGACAGTCGCGCCGGGGCGAAGGGCGGTGGACGATTGGGAGCTCCGAGGGTGAAGGAGTCTGCCAAGGGTTCAAAGGCTGCTGCCCTGGGTGTTGCGGGTGAGGATCAGGGAGAGGCCGACAAGGGGCCGAGACCGGCTCGCTCTTCGACACAAGAGCGTCAGGGTAGTGGACGCCCAGTGGACGGTCACAGCGGAACGGGGAGCGGACCCAAGGTGACGCGGCGTGTAGTGGCGGGTGCTTCACTTGGGCCTCGACAACGGAAGGTGGAGGGGCCTGGCAGCCCCGCTGACTCGCCAAGGGTACAGAGGCAGGGAGCCTTCGACCGTTCAGAGTCATCGGCCCTCTTCCCTATATGGGTCTTTTTAGGCAGTGAcattcgccgcggcgaacagAAGGGCCATAGTCGACCGGGACGTCCAAGCGTGAAGGATTCTGCCAAGGGTTCAAAGGCTGCTGCCCTGGGTGTTGCCAGTGAGGATCAGGGTGAGGTCGACAAGGGGCCGAGACCGGCTCGCTCTTCGACACAAGAGCGTCTGGGTGGGGGACGCCCAGTGGACGGTCACAGCGGAACGGGGAGCGGACCCAAGGTGACGCGGCGTGTAGTGGCGGGTGCTTCACTTGGGCCTCGACAACGGAAGGTGGAAGGAGCTGTCAGCCCTGCTGGCTCGCCAAGAATACGGAGACAGGGAGGCTTCCACCGCTCGGGGCCGACTCCTTCATTGCGGGTTTCGATATCTCTTGGAAGCCAGGACAGTCGTGGCGGGCAGAAGGGCGGTGGGCGACCGGGACGTCCAAGCGTGAAGGAGTCTGCCAAGGGTTCAAAGGCTGCTGCCCTGGGTGTTGCGGGTGAGGATCAGGGAGAGGCCGACAAGGTGCCGAGACCGGCTCGCTCCTCGACACAAGAGCGTCAGGGTGGGGGACGCCCAGTGGACGGTCACAGCGGAACGGGGAGCGGACCCAAGGTGACGCGGCGTGTAGTGGCGTGTGCTTCACTTGGGCCTCGACAACGGAAGGTGGAGGGGCCTGGCAGCCCGGCTGACTCGCCAAGGGTACAGAGGCAGGGAGCCTTCGACCGCTCGGGGCCGACTCCTACATTGCGGGTTTCGACATCTCTTGGAAGCCAGGACAGTCGTGGCGGGCAGAAGGGCGGTGGAGGATCGGGAGCTCCAAGCGTGAAGGATTCTGCCAAGGGTTCAAAGGCTGCTGCCCTGGGTGTTGCCAGTGAGGATCAGGGTGAGGTCGACAAGGGGCCGAGACCGGCTCGCTCCTCGACACAAGAGCGTCTGGGTGGGGGACGCCCAGTGGACGGTCACAGCGGAACGGGGAGCGGACCCAAGGTGACGCGGCGTGTAGTGGCGTGTGCTTCACTTGGGCCTCGACAACGGAAGGTGGAAGGAGCTGTCAGCCCTGCTGGCTCGCCAAGAATACGGAGACAGGGAGGCTTCCACCGCTCGGGGCCGACTCCTTCATTGCGGGTTTCGATATCTCTTGGAAGCCAGGACAGTCGTGGCGGGCAGAAGGGCGGTGGGCGACCGGGACGTCCAAGCGTGAAGGAGTCTGCCAAGGGTTCAAAGGCTGCTGCCCTGGGTGTTGCGGGTGAAGATCAGGGAGAGGCCGACAAGGTGCCGAGACCGGCTCGCTCTTCGACACAAGAGCGTCAGGGTGGGGGACGCCCAGTGGACGGTCACAGCGGAACGGGGAGCGGACCCAAGGTGACGCGGCGTGTAGTGGCGGGTGCTTCACTTGGGCCTCGACAACGGAAGGTGGAGGGGCCTGGCAGCCCCGCTGACTCGCCAAGGGTACAGAGGCAGGGAGCCTTCGACCGCTCGGGGCCGACTCCTACATTGCGGGTTTCGACATCTCTTGGAAGCCAGGACAGTCGTGGCGGGCAGAAGGGCGGTGGGCGACCGGGACGTCCAAGCGTGATGGAGTCTGCCAAGGGTTCAAAGGCTGCTGCCCTGGGTGTTGCCAGTGAGGATCAGGGTGAGGTCGACAAGGGGCCGAGACCGGCTCGCTCCTCGACACAAGTGCGTCAGGGTGGGGGACACCCAGTGGACGGTCACAGCGGAACGGGGAGCGGACCCAAGGTGACGCGGCGTGTAGTGGCGGGTGCTTCACTTGGGCCTCATCAACGGAAGGTGGTGGGGCCTGGCAGCCCTGCTGACTCGCCGAGGGTACAGAGGCAGGGAGCCTTCGACCGCTCGGGGCCGACTCCTCCATTGCGGGTTTCGACATCCCTTGGAAGCCAGGACAGTCGCGCCGGGGAGAAGGCCGGTGGGCGATCGGGAGCTCCAAGCGTGAAGGATTCTGCCAAGGGTTCAAAGGCTGCTGCCCTGGGTGTTGCCAGTGAGGATCAGGGAGAGGCCGACAAGGGGCCGAGACCGGCTCGCTCTTCGACACAAGAGCGTCAGGGTGGTGGACGCCCAGTGGACGGTCACAGCGGAACGGGGAGCGGACCCAAGGTGACGCGGCGTGTAGTGGCGGGTGCTTCACTTGGGCCTCGACAACGGAAGGTGGAGGGGCCTGTCGGCCCTACTAGATCGCCGCTGGTACAGACGCGGCCTCGCTTCGACCTGCCGGGGTCGGCTTCTCTCGTCCCGGTGTCGTCGTCTTTAAACAGCCCTGGAACAGAGACGGGCGCACGAGCACCGGGCGAGTCTGGCTCGGCCGATGGGGGAGCGGGTTCCGGGTCTGTGCAGTTGATTTCTTTGGAAGAGGCGCTGGCAGCCATTTCATCACCCATCTCACCCACGGCGTCTCCAGAAAAGGATCGGCgtgacgcgccgcgcaaTGTGAATGCAGCCACTCACGCGGGTGAAGGGTCTGAGGGTatggcgagcgcggaagccgtttcgtcgcctccgtctcgaCGACGGCAGTGGGATCGACCTCCTGGATGGCCAGCGAAACGGAGGCGGTTTCGCGTCGATCTGACGGGATCGGCTCCTCTCGTTCCAGTGTCGTGGGTGTTGGACAGGCTTGTATCAGAGACAAGTGAAAGTCGTCTCGCGAGACCGGGGTTGACGGATTCGGCAGAGGACCGACGGGTTACACTTCTGGTCGTACCGGAAGACCGACATGGTGAAGGACGCCCAGTGGACGGTCACAGCGGAACGGGGAGCGGACCCAAGGTGACGCGGCGTGTAGTGGCGGGTGCTTCACTTGGGCCTCAACAACGAAGGGTGGACAGGACTGTCAGCCCTGCTGGCTCGCCAATGTACGGAGGCAGGGAGCCTTCGACCGCTCGGGGCCGACTCCTACATTGCGGGTTTCGACATCCCTTGGAAGCCAGGACAGTCGCGCCGGGGAGAAGGCCGGTGGGCGATCGGGAGCTCCAAGCGTGAAGGATTCTGCCAAGGGTTCAAAGGCTGCTGCCCTGGGTGTTGCCAGTGAGGATCAGGGTGATGTCGACAAGGGGCCGAGACCGGCTCGCTCTTCGACACAAGAGCGTCAGGGTGGTGGACGCCCAGTGGACGGTCACAGCGGAACGGGGAGCGGACCCAAGGTGACGCGGCGTGTAGTGGCGGGTGCTTCACTTGGGCCTCGACAACGGAAGGTGGAGGGGCCTGTCGGCCCTGCCAGATCGGCGGTGATACAGACGCGGCCTCGCTTCGACCTGCCGGGGTCGGCTTCTCTCGTCCCGGTGTCGTCGTCTATCGACAGCCCTGGAACAGAGACGGGCGGACGAGCACCGGGCGAGACTGGCTCGGCCGATGGGGGAGCGGGTTCCGGGTCTGTGCAGTTGATTTCTTTGGAAGAGGCGCTGGCAGCCATTTCGTCACTCATCTCACCCACGGCGTCTCCAGAAAAGGATCGGTTTCAAGCGCCGCGCAATGTGAATGCAGCCACTCACGCGGGTGAAGGGTCTGAGGGTatggcgagcgcggaagccgtttcgtcgcctccgtctcgaCGACGGCAGTGGGATCGACCTCCTGGATGGCCAGCGAAACGGAGGCGGTTTCGCGTCGATCTGACGGGATCGGCTCCTCTCGTTCCAGTGTCGTGGGTGTTGGACAGGCTTGTATCAGAGACAAGTGAAAGTCGTCTCGCGGGACCGGGGTTGACGGATTCGGCAGAGGACCGACGGGTTACACTTCTGGTCGTACCGGAAGACCGACATGGTGAAGGACGCCCAGTGGACGGTCACAGCGGAACGGGGAGCGGACCCAAGGTGACGCGGCGTGTAGTGGCGGGTGCTTCACTTGGGCCTCGACAACGGAAAGTGGAGGGGCCTGTCAGCCCTGCTGCCTCGCCAAGGGTACAGACGCAGGGAGCCTTCGACCGTTCAGAGTCATCGGCCCTCTTCCCTATATGGGTCTTTTTAGGCAGTGAcattcgccgcggcgaacagAAGGGCCATAGTCGACCGGGACGTCCAAGCGTGAAGGAGTCTGCCAAGGGTTCAAAGGCTGCTGCCCTGGGTGCTGCCAGTGAGGATCAGGGTGAGGTCGACAAGGGGCCGAGACCGGCTCGCTCCTCGACACAAGAGCGTCAGGGTGGGGGACGCCCAGTGGACGGTCACAGCGGAACGGGGAGCGGACCCAAGGTGACGCGGCGTGTAGTGGCGGGTGCTTCACTTGGGCCTCGACAACGGAAGGTGGTGGGGCCTGGCAGCCCTGCTGACTCGCCAAGGGTACAGAGGCAGGGAGACTTCGACCGCTCGGGGCCGACTCCTACATTGCGGATTTCGACATCTCTTGGAAGCCAGGACAGTCGCGGCGTAGAGAAGGGCGGTGGAGGATCGGGAGCTCCAAGCGTGAAGGAGTCTGCCAAGGGTTCAAAGGCTGCTGCCCTGGGTGTTGCCAGTGAGGATCAGGGTGAGGTCGACAAGGGGCCGAGACCGGCTCGCTCTTCGACACAAGAGCGTCAGGGTGGTGGACGCCCAGTGGACGGTCACAGCGGAACGGGGAGCGGACCCAAGGTGACGCGGCGTGTAGTGGCGGGTGCTTCACTTGGGCCTCATCAACGGAAGGTGGTGGGGCCTGGCAGCCCTGCTGACTCGCCAAGGGTACAGAGGCAGGGAGCCTTCGACCGCTCGGGGCCGACTCCTACATTGCGGGTTTCGACATCTCTTGGAAGCCAGGACAGTCGCGGCGTAGAGAAGGGCGGTGGAGGATCGGGAGCTTCAAGCGTGAAGGAGTCTGCCAAGGGTTCAAAGGCTGCTGCCCTGGGTGTTGCCAGTGAGGATCAGGGAGAGGCCGACAAGGGGCCGAGACCGGCTCGCTCTTCGACACAAGAGCGTCAGGGTGGGGGACGCCCAGTGGACGGTCACAGCGGAACGGGGAGCGGACCCAAGGTGACGCGGCGTGTAGTGGCGGGTGCTTCACTTGGGCCTCAACAAGTAATGGTGGAGGGGCCTGTCGGCCCTACTAGATCGCCGCTGGTACagacgcggcctcgcgtcgaCCTGCCGGGGTCGGCTTCTCTCGTCCCGGTGTCGTCGTCTATCGACAGCCCTGGAACAGAGACGGGCGGACGAGCACCGGGCGAGACTGGCTCGGCCGATGGGGGAGCGGGTTCCGGGTCTGTGCAGTTGATTTCTTTGGAAGAGGCGCTGGCAGCCATTTCGTCACCCATCTCACCCACGGCGTCTCCAGAAAAGGATCGGTTTGAAGCGCCGCGCAATGTGAATGCAGCCACTCACGCGGGTGAAGGGTCTGAGGGTatggcgagcgcggaagcCGTTTGTCCGACTCCGTCTCAAGGGTGAAAGCGGGAGTGATCTGGCACCTGTGGTGAGCCGCCCCCGGTTCACTGCTGCTAGAGCCTTGACAGCAGTGTGCGGTTCTGATTCCGGGCCTCTGGGCAGTCTCGCGGAAGAACGTGCTGTAGGTTGGAGCCAGTGGAAGAAACGATTCGCATATCCTTGTCAGAGGCGTAACGAGTCACGCAGGTATGTATATTGTCAGGAGGCGGGTGTGAAGAGGACGGAACGCCAGCCAGCTGGTTAAGACGTTTCTGCTTGGCTGATCCGGTGGCTCGATGGCCGTGTACGCGTCCCGTAGCTGAGCTATTGCTGTGAAGGAACTGTCAAGCAGACTGGAATCAGCGCGTTTGGCGCACCATCCGCGTGTGCCTTCAAAGAGGTCTCTATTTATGAATTCGCATGCGTTGAACAGCTCTCTTACAGTGTCAAAAGTGCTTTGTGGAGATAGATTAGATTTGTTGTATGTGGTACTGTTGGTGTTGGACGCCCGTATCTAGCGGAGCGGCATGCCGATCAAGGGAAGCCGGTGGCTCGCTACATTTTTTCAACTGTGTCGGCACCGGGCATGGACAGGTAGAGATGTAGACAACGCCGACCGATGCTTATGTGCCGCCCTGGGCATCGGATCCTTTTTGTTTCCATGCAAGAGGGGGTTGCTGCTCAGGCAGTGCTGGTGGGTATGCGCACCTGCCGGCGTGATGCGCTTGCATCTTGCGTTTGCAGTAGGGCCCAGCTCAAACACGGAGAAAGTGTTTGCGAATGGGAAGGAGAGGGGGATGCGGGGCTGGGCGGATGTATTCGTCGTATGTACCGTAGTTTCATGTgctcgcgagcggccgcTTTGAGTAGTAAGATTCGTTTTGTGGCGCGTACATGTAGGGTTCCCAGGCGTCCTTTCGGTCACATTTCGTGTTTCGCTTCTCCAGTTTTTACTAGGAGTCACATCACGCCGCCCAGACAGGCGCTGGTCTCCGGAGTCAAAGCCTCTGACGCGTCGCAAGTCCTAGTGTTGCAGCTGGTCGGTTGTATGCACTTCCTGGGAAGTGATTGCTGCCGATGCTGGAAGGTCGATGTCGATGCCGTTTTTAGTTCTCGCGTTGGCTGTCTCGAGTCTGCTTTGTATGTTTGTATTGTGGGGAGGCACGCGCGTATATTGTCGTGGCATCTGCAGGCTATTTTTTTGCTCTTGCATACGGAAGCGTTGTCTCGAAGGACTTGGTCGGAGACGCTCGGTTATGTGTATCCATAGTTTCGCGACTTTGCTCTCCAGTGTCTGCTCTCTAATGAACCGGAGTAAATATTGACGCGCAATTAGCGTTGCCCGGTTTGGGTGGAAAGCATCGAAGACTCAAAGCCCAGTCATTGTCCGACTGCCCAGGTGACACTAATGCTTCAGACTGCAGTTGCTGTTCTCTGGCTTGTGTGAAGAGCAGTACCAATTTCGACCACACTTGTCAGGTGCCGAGTTGCCTCGGGAACATTAATGATTCCAAACACAGCTATAGATTGTCGAAGACCTCGGACGCACCTAAGCCTTAGACATCAGTAGTTCTCAGGCTTGTGCTGGATGCGAGCACGCAATCCGCATGCTGCAGGCAGTCCTTTGTCTCTGCCATGCTGGGGTTTCTTTTCCCCCCCGTCGTGTTCTCCCCCAGGGAGAAGGGTTCCCGCTCATGGTCGCTGCAGTGACGTGGGGGCTTCTGCCAGTCCTTTGAACGAGGCAGCCTGACGCCTATTGCATCCCGCCATAACGCCACTCCGACGTCTAGCAGTACCCGGAAACGCGAGACGCATGGAGTTTGTTCCGCGGCTAGCACTGTTCCCTGCTGCCAGTCTGAGGCCGCTGCTGGACGGGCGACATAGATGCTGCTCAGTTCAAGGAGTGGCACCTTGGTTGAATTAGCAAGGAGTTACGCGTTCAGGTTGCCTCAGCCCATCTGGGGCTGTCACTACGTACTGAGGATGGCGTACTTGGGGGGGGGCTGTATTGCTGGAACGAGGCTGTGACCtcgaagcagccgcggctcaATTTGGTCTTACCTGGGGCTTGCCACCGTACAACACCTTCCGGGCATACGCACGTCTCCAGCGGCGCTTATAGCGCCAACGCTAGATGTAGCGGCGGCGGTGTTTGCAGAAGTGTAATCACAAGTGCGAAACAGCAACAGGGTGCGGACAGTGTTTTCGAGGTCTGTCCAGGTCTACGTCGCGGCAGCTGTAAAGTGCGCTGCCGGGTCCAGGGGGCAGCTTCTCAGGTGGCGATGTGATACGCCCCAGCGGCTAGAATTCCTCGGGAGCCAGCACCATCTACACTGTAAACAGAACACAGCACGACGTTCCCGAAAAGAACGGGGCTCTTCACAGAAAACGATCGTCTATGGCACCGCAATTCCCAGTCATTCAGGCCTACGCAAGGACTGCCCGCCTCATTCCCGATCCTCCACAAGCACGAGACTccgtggcgcatgcgcgcgctcgccttgcTCACCGActcgtgcgcctctgcgcttcaCACGACTAGCAGTATCTCCTAGCTGCAGCTTGGAGTATGTAGGCACGAGCAGGGGTCAGCAGGTCagccgaagaagacagagaaaccCTAAAAATACATCTACGAGTGAACGCTCTTCATTGAGATGCCAAGGGAGAGAAACTGCACGCTTCGTTTGCAGTTTCTGCCGGAAAGCTCCCGTGACTGGTCAACAAGCTGCCCGCGCCGGATCTGGCCGGGGGGGACCTGAATAGTCGCAACTTTCCGGCTACATAACATCTCCAAAAACAAAATCTGCATCTGCTGTGTAGCTTCGGTGCATGATCATGTATTTCACTGCATGGCACTGTGCGCTCTTTAGGTGGGAGAGCCGCAGATTCGACCTGACCGTCAGGTGAAGTTCGTTTCCACGCTAGAAAGGCAGTTGAagtgaggcgctgcgccgagagCTGTCAAGGTGGCGCCTGTCTATTTCCGAGCCAGCGTTGTTTTGGTGACTGCTGCTCAGTCGggaaagacgagagagaagtgGCGACCTCCTCGACGGCACAAGACGGGAAGACTCTGGCTCCATGACAGCAAGAGCGCAACATGCACGTACCGTCGTTCATAGCCCTTATCCGTCATACATACAATGAGGTGCTTGTGGCCTCTCGCCGACTCGCGTTGGCTCGCGGGTTTGTGTCTGAGTGTCATGCTCATGGTTTTGCGCGAGAACTCGGGGTTCTCAGCGGATGAGGATGCTCAGTCTGGGGTGCGCGACGGAATTGAAGGCTCGCGGCTGACCTGGGGAATCggggcgagcgcagcgccagTTACAACTGCCGCTGTCGACCAGCGTAGTGT
This window harbors:
- a CDS encoding hypothetical protein (encoded by transcript BESB_041100), with the protein product MLMVLRENSGFSADEDAQSGVRDGIEGSRLTWGIGASAAPVTTAAVDQRSVVVRDGFSETGEKPAATSEKFHNAQDRRSDGSEAREEVGLESTVTLSRGRGDPLGRRSSREGERLLRSAGRSAPDRTRGVWGSVAHPGSLTRRKTASVFLAVVFLMASAWVKCLRVLPVSGTPRPKVGASRRRLGESDKGRLPSECAALTGSTTGAQGGGGDQQAGAGGADPVVSGVPEEEAGLALPTTQARSESAGRETQPESGGTSGRTPEAQRRPLYVLPGRTFRFPVSTSVGSQDSRAGAKGGGRLGAPRVKESAKGSKAAALGVAGEDQGEADKGPRPARSSTQERQGSGRPVDGHSGTGSGPKVTRRVVAGASLGPRQRKVEGPGSPADSPRVQRQGAFDRSESSALFPIWVFLGSDIRRGEQKGHSRPGRPSVKDSAKGSKAAALGVASEDQGEVDKGPRPARSSTQERLGGGRPVDGHSGTGSGPKVTRRVVAGASLGPRQRKVEGAVSPAGSPRIRRQGGFHRSGPTPSLRVSISLGSQDSRGGQKGGGRPGRPSVKESAKGSKAAALGVAGEDQGEADKVPRPARSSTQERQGGGRPVDGHSGTGSGPKVTRRVVACASLGPRQRKVEGPGSPADSPRVQRQGAFDRSGPTPTLRVSTSLGSQDSRGGQKGGGGSGAPSVKDSAKGSKAAALGVASEDQGEVDKGPRPARSSTQERLGGGRPVDGHSGTGSGPKVTRRVVACASLGPRQRKVEGAVSPAGSPRIRRQGGFHRSGPTPSLRVSISLGSQDSRGGQKGGGRPGRPSVKESAKGSKAAALGVAGEDQGEADKVPRPARSSTQERQGGGRPVDGHSGTGSGPKVTRRVVAGASLGPRQRKVEGPGSPADSPRVQRQGAFDRSGPTPTLRVSTSLGSQDSRGGQKGGGRPGRPSVMESAKGSKAAALGVASEDQGEVDKGPRPARSSTQVRQGGGHPVDGHSGTGSGPKVTRRVVAGASLGPHQRKVVGPGSPADSPRVQRQGAFDRSGPTPPLRVSTSLGSQDSRAGEKAGGRSGAPSVKDSAKGSKAAALGVASEDQGEADKGPRPARSSTQERQGGGRPVDGHSGTGSGPKVTRRVVAGASLGPRQRKVEGPVGPTRSPLVQTRPRFDLPGSASLVPVSSSLNSPGTETGARAPGESGSADGGAGSGSVQLISLEEALAAISSPISPTASPEKDRRDAPRNVNAATHAGEGSEGMASAEAVSSPPSRRRQWDRPPGWPAKRRRFRVDLTGSAPLVPVSWVLDRLVSETSESRLARPGLTDSAEDRRVTLLVVPEDRHGEGRPVDGHSGTGSGPKGAFDRSGPTPTLRVSTSLGSQDSRAGEKAGGRSGAPSVKDSAKGSKAAALGVASEDQGDVDKGPRPARSSTQERQGGGRPVDGHSGTGSGPKVTRRVVAGASLGPRQRKVEGPVGPARSAVIQTRPRFDLPGSASLVPVSSSIDSPGTETGGRAPGETGSADGGAGSGSVQLISLEEALAAISSLISPTASPEKDRFQAPRNVNAATHAGEGSEGMASAEAVSSPPSRRRQWDRPPGWPAKRRRFRVDLTGSAPLVPVSWVLDRLVSETSESRLAGPGLTDSAEDRRVTLLVVPEDRHGEGRPVDGHSGTGSGPKVTRRVVAGASLGPRQRKVEGPVSPAASPRVQTQGAFDRSESSALFPIWVFLGSDIRRGEQKGHSRPGRPSVKESAKGSKAAALGAASEDQGEVDKGPRPARSSTQERQGGGRPVDGHSGTGSGPKVTRRVVAGASLGPRQRKVVGPGSPADSPRVQRQGDFDRSGPTPTLRISTSLGSQDSRGVEKGGGGSGAPSVKESAKGSKAAALGVASEDQGEVDKGPRPARSSTQERQGGGRPVDGHSGTGSGPKVTRRVVAGASLGPHQRKVVGPGSPADSPRVQRQGAFDRSGPTPTLRVSTSLGSQDSRGVEKGGGGSGASSVKESAKGSKAAALGVASEDQGEADKGPRPARSSTQERQGGGRPVDGHSGTGSGPKVTRRVVAGASLGPQQVMVEGPVGPTRSPLVQTRPRVDLPGSASLVPVSSSIDSPGTETGGRAPGETGSADGGAGSGSVQLISLEEALAAISSPISPTASPEKDRFEAPRNVNAATHAGEGSEGMASAEAVCPTPSQG